GTACGGTGAATCGTTTCTTCCGGAGCGTCCGCGTCAATTCGCGCAAAAGGAAGGGGCGCAGGATGCCCACGAGGCGATTCGTCCCACATCCGTTTTCCGTACCCCTGATGCCGTCAAGGCGTATCTTACCCGCGATCAGTACCGCCTCTATAAACTGATCTGGGAACGCTTCGTCGCCAGTCAAATGGCCTCCGCTATCCTGGATACCGTCTCTGCGGAACTGGTGGCTGGCCAGGCGGTGTTTCGGGCCAGCGGTTCGAAACTGAAATTTCCTGGCTTTATGAAAGTTTACATTGAGGGAACGGATGACCAGGTTGAAGAAGAAGGCTTTCTCCCGCCGCTCGCTGAAGGGGATCGGCCCATGCTGGAAAAGATTTCACCGGAACAGCACTTTACACAACCGCCTCCCCGCTACACGGAAGCGCGTCTTGTAAAGACGATGGAGGAGCTCGGCATCGGCCGGCCAAGCACCTATGCCCCGACGCTGGAGACAATCCAAAAACGCGGTTACGTCAGCCTGGAGGACAAGCGGTTTGTCCCGACGGAGCTGGGTGAGCTCGTCATCCAGCTGATGGAGGAATTTTTCCCCGACATTTTGAACGTGGAATTTACGGCGCAAATGGAAGAGAACCTGGACCTGGTAGAGGAAGGGCGGATCCAATGGGTTAAACTCCTGGATGATTTTTACAAGGAATTCCAGCAAAAACTGAAACGGGCCCATGAGGAGATGCAGCGTGTCGAGATCCAGGACGAGGTGGCCGATGAAACCTGCGAAAAGTGCGGCCGTCCGATGCTCTTCAAGTACGGGCGTTTTGGCAAGTTTCTCGCCTGTTCCGGTTTTCCGGAATGCCGCAACACCAAGCCCATTGTAAAATCCACTGGCATCCAATGTCCGAAGTGCGGCGGCCAAATCGTGGAACGCAAAACCAAACGGCGTCGTACCTTTTACGGATGCGATCGCTATCCGGAATGTGATTACGTGTCATGGGATAAGCCGGTGGAAAAGGCCTGTCCGCAGTGCCAGTCGCTCATGGTGGAGAAAAAGGGCAAAAAACAGGAGAAATCCGTTGTATGTACCGTATGTGGCTACCATGAGGCGGAACCGGCCACGTCGC
Above is a genomic segment from Bacillus thermozeamaize containing:
- a CDS encoding DNA topoisomerase I, giving the protein MSQLEALVIVESPAKARTISKYLGKKYMVKASMGHVRDLPKSQMGVDVEHGFQPKYITIRGKGDVLKELRDSTKKVKRVFLAADPDREGEAIAWHLAHILNLPEEEPCRVVFHEITKEAVKEAFKQPRPIDMNLVNAQQTRRILDRLVGYNISPLLWKKVRKGLSAGRVQSVAVKLIIDREREIRQFVPQEYWTVTAHLIKDGQPFTAKFYGRGGTKEELRREEEVQALLKEIEGQPLVVQSVKESERRRNPAPPFTTSSLQQEAARKLNFRASRTMSVAQQLYEGIELGKEGSVGLITYMRTDSTRVSETARQEASLFIREQYGESFLPERPRQFAQKEGAQDAHEAIRPTSVFRTPDAVKAYLTRDQYRLYKLIWERFVASQMASAILDTVSAELVAGQAVFRASGSKLKFPGFMKVYIEGTDDQVEEEGFLPPLAEGDRPMLEKISPEQHFTQPPPRYTEARLVKTMEELGIGRPSTYAPTLETIQKRGYVSLEDKRFVPTELGELVIQLMEEFFPDILNVEFTAQMEENLDLVEEGRIQWVKLLDDFYKEFQQKLKRAHEEMQRVEIQDEVADETCEKCGRPMLFKYGRFGKFLACSGFPECRNTKPIVKSTGIQCPKCGGQIVERKTKRRRTFYGCDRYPECDYVSWDKPVEKACPQCQSLMVEKKGKKQEKSVVCTVCGYHEAEPATSQG